A window from Leptothermofonsia sichuanensis E412 encodes these proteins:
- a CDS encoding HlyD family efflux transporter periplasmic adaptor subunit, whose amino-acid sequence MRLPKEHPPLATSTTVNKPSYWSKSLQAVLDQPPASFPNRLILGGIVFSGIFTAWAWFGQVQQVGRAQGRLVPQGDVYRVQPASQGEISKITVKEGQRVYAGQVLVECDSRLDAAEVERLEKQLLAFRLEWVQTQGLIEQAQLGVKTRQAITKADTHSQQIGIHQAQNAVATNQVFLTNLQSDYAAHEARVARLKPLVEQGVLSEEHLFQAEQVLRDRQRSLTQSQGELQKSLIEAERLQSILEKQEAEGKQIELEAEQQLKKLMMQANQLQAKITETKMLLDKARTNLDQKFLYAPINGIVSSLNVQNVGEIAQPGQTIVEIAPADAPLVLSALLPNQEAGLVKEGMPVQIKLDAFPYQDYGVISGKVTSISPDAKLDEHLGAVYRVEIALEQDVITHNDRKISLKTGQTATAEILIRQRRIIDILLDPIRQIQQGGITL is encoded by the coding sequence ATGCGATTACCCAAAGAACATCCTCCCCTTGCAACTTCTACCACTGTCAATAAACCATCCTACTGGAGCAAATCCCTTCAGGCAGTGCTGGATCAGCCGCCTGCCAGTTTTCCCAACCGATTGATCTTAGGCGGAATTGTGTTCAGCGGAATCTTTACTGCCTGGGCATGGTTTGGGCAGGTGCAACAGGTGGGACGTGCCCAGGGCAGGCTGGTGCCCCAGGGAGATGTGTACAGAGTTCAGCCTGCAAGCCAGGGTGAGATCTCTAAGATTACCGTTAAAGAAGGGCAACGGGTTTATGCCGGTCAGGTGCTGGTGGAATGTGACAGTCGCCTGGATGCGGCTGAAGTTGAACGTTTAGAAAAGCAGTTGCTGGCATTCCGACTGGAGTGGGTTCAAACCCAGGGGTTGATTGAGCAGGCACAACTGGGAGTGAAAACCCGGCAGGCAATTACCAAAGCAGATACCCATTCGCAGCAGATCGGGATTCACCAGGCTCAAAATGCGGTTGCAACCAATCAGGTGTTTCTGACAAATTTGCAATCGGACTATGCTGCCCATGAAGCCAGGGTTGCACGACTAAAGCCACTCGTAGAACAGGGTGTCCTTTCAGAGGAACATCTGTTTCAGGCAGAGCAGGTGCTCCGCGATCGCCAGCGATCGCTGACCCAGAGCCAGGGTGAACTTCAAAAATCCCTGATCGAAGCAGAACGTCTCCAGTCAATCCTGGAAAAACAGGAAGCCGAGGGCAAACAGATTGAACTGGAAGCCGAGCAACAATTGAAGAAACTGATGATGCAAGCCAATCAGCTCCAGGCAAAGATTACAGAAACAAAAATGCTACTGGACAAAGCCCGCACCAACCTGGATCAAAAGTTTCTCTATGCTCCCATCAATGGCATCGTATCTTCTCTCAATGTGCAGAATGTAGGCGAAATTGCTCAACCCGGTCAAACCATTGTTGAAATTGCCCCTGCGGATGCCCCACTGGTGCTGTCTGCCCTGTTACCAAACCAGGAAGCGGGGCTGGTTAAAGAGGGAATGCCTGTGCAAATCAAACTGGATGCCTTTCCCTATCAGGATTATGGTGTGATTAGTGGTAAAGTAACCTCTATTTCACCCGATGCAAAGCTGGATGAACATCTGGGAGCCGTTTACCGGGTCGAAATTGCCCTGGAACAGGATGTCATTACCCACAACGATCGAAAGATTTCACTCAAAACGGGTCAAACGGCAACCGCCGAAATCCTGATCCGACAGCGTCGAATCATTGATATCCTGTTAGATCCCATTCGCCAGATCCAACAGGGCGGCATCACCTTGTAA